A region of Asterias amurensis chromosome 22, ASM3211899v1 DNA encodes the following proteins:
- the LOC139953500 gene encoding basic helix-loop-helix ARNT-like protein 1 isoform X4 translates to MESSDFFGEESDDEIGSERYTSEEDKRQNHSEIEKRRREKMNANIQELCGMVPTCNSMKSKLDKLTILRMAVQHVKSLRGTVSSINETNFKPAFLAEDELKRLILEAAEGFLFVVSCDRGRMNYVSESVSHVLNISREHLIGQSLFDIMHPKDMSKVKEQLSSSDLIPRERFIDAKTGLPLKSEVITSPPQLLSGARRSFFCRMKVFNQVLMAKMEEDQMSSKKQLKQGSDRKNYITIHCTGYLKSWPLANFGSGIENENENDGCNLSCLVAIARPIQMPQLSHKESDLAQPAEFVSRHAIDGKYTFVDQRATAVLGYLPQELLGTSCYEYFHSDDIHQMAESHKAVLIGKEKILTNAYRLRAKNGVFVQLRTKMFCFRNPWTKDVEYIVCTNTLVNSDAKEEADDAGNKGTLVENMVCDVGSSSKGPSIPGVPVNTRLGAGRIGRMIAEEILENEKNDSMYGMNSPSDVMLNGSRSTPQIEKTIEAASVPQAEKVSYFGSSPSPSQVMGSNASKGPPDNPLVGQMSSLISMTTNSTTHSVPSANGNTDGGGGGGPAPGAPPGGDDEAMMAFIMSLLQADAGLGGSVDLTDLPWPL, encoded by the exons ATGGAGAGCTCGGATTTCTTCGG AGAGGAGAGTGATGATGAGATTGGGAGTGAAAGATACACATCTGAGGAAGATAAAAG ACAAAACCATAGTGAGATTGAAAAGAGGCGTCGAGAGaaaatgaatgctaacattcaagAGTTGTGCGGTATGGTGCCTACATGTAACTCTATGAAGTCTAAACTAGACAAGCTAACGATCCTGCGAATGGCTGTACAGCATGTCAAATCACTACGAG GAACTGTGAGCTCCATTAATGAAACCAACTTCAAACCAGCCTTCCTGGCCGAGGACGAATTGAAAAGACTTATTTTGGAG GCTGCAGAAGGATTCCTGTTTGTTGTTAGCTGCGATCGAGGTCGGATGAACTACGTCTCAGAATCAGTGTCTCATGTTCTAAACATAAGCAGG GAGCATCTGATTGGCCAAAGCTTGTTTGACATCATGCATCCAAAAgacatgtcaaaggtcaaagagCAACTATCATCCTCTGATCTCATTCCCAGGGAGCGATTCATCGATGCAAAAA CTGGTCTCCCTCTCAAGTCTGAAGTGATCACGTCTCCTCCTCAGCTTCTCTCCGGTGCGCGAAGGTCCTTCTTCTGTAGGATGAAGGTTTTCAATCAAGTGTTGATGGCCAAGATGGAAGAAGACCAGATGTCATCCAAGAAGCAGTTAAAGCAAGGCTCAG ATCGGAAGAATTACATCACCATACACTGCACTGGTTACCTAAAGAGCTGGCCGCTGGCAAACTTCGGTAGCGGGATTGaaaatgagaatgagaatgatgGATGTAACTTGAGCTGCCTTGTCGCTATTGCAAGG CCTATTCAAATGCCACAGCTATCTCATAAGGAAAGTGATCTGGCACAACCTGCTGAGTTTGTATCAAGACATGCCATCGATGGAAAATATACATTTGTGGATCAGAG AGCCACCGCAGTGTTGGGATACTTACCCCAAGAGCTTCTGGGGACCTCATGCTATGAATATTTCCACTCGGACGATATTCATCAAATGGCGGAGAGCCATAAagcag TCTTAATAGGAAAGGAGAAGATTTTGACCAATGCGTATCGACTTAGAGCTAAGAACGGCGTCTTTGTTCAACTGAGGACGAAAATGTTCTGTTTCCGCAATCCGTGGACGAAAGATGTTGAGTATATCGTCTGCACGAACACACTCGTTAA TTCGGATGCCAAAGAAGAAGCCGATGATGCAGGGAACAAAGGCACTCTGGTTGAAAACATGGTGTGTGATGTGG GCTCATCATCCAAGGGACCGTCTATTCCCGGAGTACCGGTCAACACTCGTCTTGGTGCAGGTCGAATCGGACGGATGATTGCCGAAGAAATCCTTGAAAATGAGAA GAATGACTCCATGTATGGGATGAACAGTCCTAGCGATGTCATGTTAAATGGATCTCGATCAACTCCACAGATAGAAAAGACAATTGAAGCAGCTTCAG tACCTCAAGCAGAGAAGGTTAGTTACTTTGGATCATCCCCCTCCCCAAGCCAGGTCATGGGGTCGAATGCTTCAAAGGGACCCCCGGATAACCCCCTCGTAGGTCAAATGTCGTCGCTCATCTCCATGACGACCAATAGCACAACCCACAGTGTTCCTTCGGCCAATGGCAACACGGATGGGGGAGGAGGAGGTGGGCCTGCCCCAGGAGCCCCGCCCGGTGGGGACGACGAGGCCATGATGGCGTTTATTATGAGTCTTCTCCAAGCAGACGCTGGGCTGGGTGGGTCGGTCGACTTAACGGACTTGCCCTGGCCGTTATGA
- the LOC139953500 gene encoding basic helix-loop-helix ARNT-like protein 1 isoform X3: MESSDFFGEESDDEIGSERYTSEEDKRQNHSEIEKRRREKMNANIQELCGMVPTCNSMKSKLDKLTILRMAVQHVKSLRVGTVSSINETNFKPAFLAEDELKRLILEAAEGFLFVVSCDRGRMNYVSESVSHVLNISREHLIGQSLFDIMHPKDMSKVKEQLSSSDLIPRERFIDAKTGLPLKSEVITSPPQLLSGARRSFFCRMKVFNQVLMAKMEEDQMSSKKQLKQGSDRKNYITIHCTGYLKSWPLANFGSGIENENENDGCNLSCLVAIARPIQMPQLSHKESDLAQPAEFVSRHAIDGKYTFVDQRATAVLGYLPQELLGTSCYEYFHSDDIHQMAESHKAVLIGKEKILTNAYRLRAKNGVFVQLRTKMFCFRNPWTKDVEYIVCTNTLVNSDAKEEADDAGNKGTLVENMVCDVGSSSKGPSIPGVPVNTRLGAGRIGRMIAEEILENEKNDSMYGMNSPSDVMLNGSRSTPQIEKTIEAASVPQAEKVSYFGSSPSPSQVMGSNASKGPPDNPLVGQMSSLISMTTNSTTHSVPSANGNTDGGGGGGPAPGAPPGGDDEAMMAFIMSLLQADAGLGGSVDLTDLPWPL; this comes from the exons ATGGAGAGCTCGGATTTCTTCGG AGAGGAGAGTGATGATGAGATTGGGAGTGAAAGATACACATCTGAGGAAGATAAAAG ACAAAACCATAGTGAGATTGAAAAGAGGCGTCGAGAGaaaatgaatgctaacattcaagAGTTGTGCGGTATGGTGCCTACATGTAACTCTATGAAGTCTAAACTAGACAAGCTAACGATCCTGCGAATGGCTGTACAGCATGTCAAATCACTACGAG TAGGAACTGTGAGCTCCATTAATGAAACCAACTTCAAACCAGCCTTCCTGGCCGAGGACGAATTGAAAAGACTTATTTTGGAG GCTGCAGAAGGATTCCTGTTTGTTGTTAGCTGCGATCGAGGTCGGATGAACTACGTCTCAGAATCAGTGTCTCATGTTCTAAACATAAGCAGG GAGCATCTGATTGGCCAAAGCTTGTTTGACATCATGCATCCAAAAgacatgtcaaaggtcaaagagCAACTATCATCCTCTGATCTCATTCCCAGGGAGCGATTCATCGATGCAAAAA CTGGTCTCCCTCTCAAGTCTGAAGTGATCACGTCTCCTCCTCAGCTTCTCTCCGGTGCGCGAAGGTCCTTCTTCTGTAGGATGAAGGTTTTCAATCAAGTGTTGATGGCCAAGATGGAAGAAGACCAGATGTCATCCAAGAAGCAGTTAAAGCAAGGCTCAG ATCGGAAGAATTACATCACCATACACTGCACTGGTTACCTAAAGAGCTGGCCGCTGGCAAACTTCGGTAGCGGGATTGaaaatgagaatgagaatgatgGATGTAACTTGAGCTGCCTTGTCGCTATTGCAAGG CCTATTCAAATGCCACAGCTATCTCATAAGGAAAGTGATCTGGCACAACCTGCTGAGTTTGTATCAAGACATGCCATCGATGGAAAATATACATTTGTGGATCAGAG AGCCACCGCAGTGTTGGGATACTTACCCCAAGAGCTTCTGGGGACCTCATGCTATGAATATTTCCACTCGGACGATATTCATCAAATGGCGGAGAGCCATAAagcag TCTTAATAGGAAAGGAGAAGATTTTGACCAATGCGTATCGACTTAGAGCTAAGAACGGCGTCTTTGTTCAACTGAGGACGAAAATGTTCTGTTTCCGCAATCCGTGGACGAAAGATGTTGAGTATATCGTCTGCACGAACACACTCGTTAA TTCGGATGCCAAAGAAGAAGCCGATGATGCAGGGAACAAAGGCACTCTGGTTGAAAACATGGTGTGTGATGTGG GCTCATCATCCAAGGGACCGTCTATTCCCGGAGTACCGGTCAACACTCGTCTTGGTGCAGGTCGAATCGGACGGATGATTGCCGAAGAAATCCTTGAAAATGAGAA GAATGACTCCATGTATGGGATGAACAGTCCTAGCGATGTCATGTTAAATGGATCTCGATCAACTCCACAGATAGAAAAGACAATTGAAGCAGCTTCAG tACCTCAAGCAGAGAAGGTTAGTTACTTTGGATCATCCCCCTCCCCAAGCCAGGTCATGGGGTCGAATGCTTCAAAGGGACCCCCGGATAACCCCCTCGTAGGTCAAATGTCGTCGCTCATCTCCATGACGACCAATAGCACAACCCACAGTGTTCCTTCGGCCAATGGCAACACGGATGGGGGAGGAGGAGGTGGGCCTGCCCCAGGAGCCCCGCCCGGTGGGGACGACGAGGCCATGATGGCGTTTATTATGAGTCTTCTCCAAGCAGACGCTGGGCTGGGTGGGTCGGTCGACTTAACGGACTTGCCCTGGCCGTTATGA
- the LOC139953500 gene encoding basic helix-loop-helix ARNT-like protein 1 isoform X2: MESSDFFGEESDDEIGSERYTSEEDKRQNHSEIEKRRREKMNANIQELCGMVPTCNSMKSKLDKLTILRMAVQHVKSLRGTVSSINETNFKPAFLAEDELKRLILEAAEGFLFVVSCDRGRMNYVSESVSHVLNISREHLIGQSLFDIMHPKDMSKVKEQLSSSDLIPRERFIDAKTGLPLKSEVITSPPQLLSGARRSFFCRMKVFNQVLMAKMEEDQMSSKKQLKQGSDRKNYITIHCTGYLKSWPLANFGSGIENENENDGCNLSCLVAIARPIQMPQLSHKESDLAQPAEFVSRHAIDGKYTFVDQRATAVLGYLPQELLGTSCYEYFHSDDIHQMAESHKAVLIGKEKILTNAYRLRAKNGVFVQLRTKMFCFRNPWTKDVEYIVCTNTLVNSDAKEEADDAGNKGTLVENMVCDVAGSSSKGPSIPGVPVNTRLGAGRIGRMIAEEILENEKNDSMYGMNSPSDVMLNGSRSTPQIEKTIEAASVPQAEKVSYFGSSPSPSQVMGSNASKGPPDNPLVGQMSSLISMTTNSTTHSVPSANGNTDGGGGGGPAPGAPPGGDDEAMMAFIMSLLQADAGLGGSVDLTDLPWPL, translated from the exons ATGGAGAGCTCGGATTTCTTCGG AGAGGAGAGTGATGATGAGATTGGGAGTGAAAGATACACATCTGAGGAAGATAAAAG ACAAAACCATAGTGAGATTGAAAAGAGGCGTCGAGAGaaaatgaatgctaacattcaagAGTTGTGCGGTATGGTGCCTACATGTAACTCTATGAAGTCTAAACTAGACAAGCTAACGATCCTGCGAATGGCTGTACAGCATGTCAAATCACTACGAG GAACTGTGAGCTCCATTAATGAAACCAACTTCAAACCAGCCTTCCTGGCCGAGGACGAATTGAAAAGACTTATTTTGGAG GCTGCAGAAGGATTCCTGTTTGTTGTTAGCTGCGATCGAGGTCGGATGAACTACGTCTCAGAATCAGTGTCTCATGTTCTAAACATAAGCAGG GAGCATCTGATTGGCCAAAGCTTGTTTGACATCATGCATCCAAAAgacatgtcaaaggtcaaagagCAACTATCATCCTCTGATCTCATTCCCAGGGAGCGATTCATCGATGCAAAAA CTGGTCTCCCTCTCAAGTCTGAAGTGATCACGTCTCCTCCTCAGCTTCTCTCCGGTGCGCGAAGGTCCTTCTTCTGTAGGATGAAGGTTTTCAATCAAGTGTTGATGGCCAAGATGGAAGAAGACCAGATGTCATCCAAGAAGCAGTTAAAGCAAGGCTCAG ATCGGAAGAATTACATCACCATACACTGCACTGGTTACCTAAAGAGCTGGCCGCTGGCAAACTTCGGTAGCGGGATTGaaaatgagaatgagaatgatgGATGTAACTTGAGCTGCCTTGTCGCTATTGCAAGG CCTATTCAAATGCCACAGCTATCTCATAAGGAAAGTGATCTGGCACAACCTGCTGAGTTTGTATCAAGACATGCCATCGATGGAAAATATACATTTGTGGATCAGAG AGCCACCGCAGTGTTGGGATACTTACCCCAAGAGCTTCTGGGGACCTCATGCTATGAATATTTCCACTCGGACGATATTCATCAAATGGCGGAGAGCCATAAagcag TCTTAATAGGAAAGGAGAAGATTTTGACCAATGCGTATCGACTTAGAGCTAAGAACGGCGTCTTTGTTCAACTGAGGACGAAAATGTTCTGTTTCCGCAATCCGTGGACGAAAGATGTTGAGTATATCGTCTGCACGAACACACTCGTTAA TTCGGATGCCAAAGAAGAAGCCGATGATGCAGGGAACAAAGGCACTCTGGTTGAAAACATGGTGTGTGATGTGG CAGGCTCATCATCCAAGGGACCGTCTATTCCCGGAGTACCGGTCAACACTCGTCTTGGTGCAGGTCGAATCGGACGGATGATTGCCGAAGAAATCCTTGAAAATGAGAA GAATGACTCCATGTATGGGATGAACAGTCCTAGCGATGTCATGTTAAATGGATCTCGATCAACTCCACAGATAGAAAAGACAATTGAAGCAGCTTCAG tACCTCAAGCAGAGAAGGTTAGTTACTTTGGATCATCCCCCTCCCCAAGCCAGGTCATGGGGTCGAATGCTTCAAAGGGACCCCCGGATAACCCCCTCGTAGGTCAAATGTCGTCGCTCATCTCCATGACGACCAATAGCACAACCCACAGTGTTCCTTCGGCCAATGGCAACACGGATGGGGGAGGAGGAGGTGGGCCTGCCCCAGGAGCCCCGCCCGGTGGGGACGACGAGGCCATGATGGCGTTTATTATGAGTCTTCTCCAAGCAGACGCTGGGCTGGGTGGGTCGGTCGACTTAACGGACTTGCCCTGGCCGTTATGA
- the LOC139953500 gene encoding basic helix-loop-helix ARNT-like protein 1 isoform X1, which yields MESSDFFGEESDDEIGSERYTSEEDKRQNHSEIEKRRREKMNANIQELCGMVPTCNSMKSKLDKLTILRMAVQHVKSLRVGTVSSINETNFKPAFLAEDELKRLILEAAEGFLFVVSCDRGRMNYVSESVSHVLNISREHLIGQSLFDIMHPKDMSKVKEQLSSSDLIPRERFIDAKTGLPLKSEVITSPPQLLSGARRSFFCRMKVFNQVLMAKMEEDQMSSKKQLKQGSDRKNYITIHCTGYLKSWPLANFGSGIENENENDGCNLSCLVAIARPIQMPQLSHKESDLAQPAEFVSRHAIDGKYTFVDQRATAVLGYLPQELLGTSCYEYFHSDDIHQMAESHKAVLIGKEKILTNAYRLRAKNGVFVQLRTKMFCFRNPWTKDVEYIVCTNTLVNSDAKEEADDAGNKGTLVENMVCDVAGSSSKGPSIPGVPVNTRLGAGRIGRMIAEEILENEKNDSMYGMNSPSDVMLNGSRSTPQIEKTIEAASVPQAEKVSYFGSSPSPSQVMGSNASKGPPDNPLVGQMSSLISMTTNSTTHSVPSANGNTDGGGGGGPAPGAPPGGDDEAMMAFIMSLLQADAGLGGSVDLTDLPWPL from the exons ATGGAGAGCTCGGATTTCTTCGG AGAGGAGAGTGATGATGAGATTGGGAGTGAAAGATACACATCTGAGGAAGATAAAAG ACAAAACCATAGTGAGATTGAAAAGAGGCGTCGAGAGaaaatgaatgctaacattcaagAGTTGTGCGGTATGGTGCCTACATGTAACTCTATGAAGTCTAAACTAGACAAGCTAACGATCCTGCGAATGGCTGTACAGCATGTCAAATCACTACGAG TAGGAACTGTGAGCTCCATTAATGAAACCAACTTCAAACCAGCCTTCCTGGCCGAGGACGAATTGAAAAGACTTATTTTGGAG GCTGCAGAAGGATTCCTGTTTGTTGTTAGCTGCGATCGAGGTCGGATGAACTACGTCTCAGAATCAGTGTCTCATGTTCTAAACATAAGCAGG GAGCATCTGATTGGCCAAAGCTTGTTTGACATCATGCATCCAAAAgacatgtcaaaggtcaaagagCAACTATCATCCTCTGATCTCATTCCCAGGGAGCGATTCATCGATGCAAAAA CTGGTCTCCCTCTCAAGTCTGAAGTGATCACGTCTCCTCCTCAGCTTCTCTCCGGTGCGCGAAGGTCCTTCTTCTGTAGGATGAAGGTTTTCAATCAAGTGTTGATGGCCAAGATGGAAGAAGACCAGATGTCATCCAAGAAGCAGTTAAAGCAAGGCTCAG ATCGGAAGAATTACATCACCATACACTGCACTGGTTACCTAAAGAGCTGGCCGCTGGCAAACTTCGGTAGCGGGATTGaaaatgagaatgagaatgatgGATGTAACTTGAGCTGCCTTGTCGCTATTGCAAGG CCTATTCAAATGCCACAGCTATCTCATAAGGAAAGTGATCTGGCACAACCTGCTGAGTTTGTATCAAGACATGCCATCGATGGAAAATATACATTTGTGGATCAGAG AGCCACCGCAGTGTTGGGATACTTACCCCAAGAGCTTCTGGGGACCTCATGCTATGAATATTTCCACTCGGACGATATTCATCAAATGGCGGAGAGCCATAAagcag TCTTAATAGGAAAGGAGAAGATTTTGACCAATGCGTATCGACTTAGAGCTAAGAACGGCGTCTTTGTTCAACTGAGGACGAAAATGTTCTGTTTCCGCAATCCGTGGACGAAAGATGTTGAGTATATCGTCTGCACGAACACACTCGTTAA TTCGGATGCCAAAGAAGAAGCCGATGATGCAGGGAACAAAGGCACTCTGGTTGAAAACATGGTGTGTGATGTGG CAGGCTCATCATCCAAGGGACCGTCTATTCCCGGAGTACCGGTCAACACTCGTCTTGGTGCAGGTCGAATCGGACGGATGATTGCCGAAGAAATCCTTGAAAATGAGAA GAATGACTCCATGTATGGGATGAACAGTCCTAGCGATGTCATGTTAAATGGATCTCGATCAACTCCACAGATAGAAAAGACAATTGAAGCAGCTTCAG tACCTCAAGCAGAGAAGGTTAGTTACTTTGGATCATCCCCCTCCCCAAGCCAGGTCATGGGGTCGAATGCTTCAAAGGGACCCCCGGATAACCCCCTCGTAGGTCAAATGTCGTCGCTCATCTCCATGACGACCAATAGCACAACCCACAGTGTTCCTTCGGCCAATGGCAACACGGATGGGGGAGGAGGAGGTGGGCCTGCCCCAGGAGCCCCGCCCGGTGGGGACGACGAGGCCATGATGGCGTTTATTATGAGTCTTCTCCAAGCAGACGCTGGGCTGGGTGGGTCGGTCGACTTAACGGACTTGCCCTGGCCGTTATGA